In the Enterococcus rotai genome, AGCAAAAGGAGTAAAGGGAAAGAATCGACTAAAGGGTGGGACAGAAGGAATTGCGTCTGTATCCACCGCTTAGTCGAATACTAAGAACATGGCCTTTTATTGAGTTATAAGGAGGAAAGCATTATGAAAAAATCAAAATCGCCTTATTTTTTTATCGCGCCAGCCGTTGCTTTATTACTTGTTTTTTCGATCATACCGATTTTTATTGCGGTAACGATTAGTTTTACCGATATGAGTTTAGCTGGCTTAGCTGATTTTTCTCGAATCAATTTTGTTGGTTTGGAAAATTATTTAAACATATTTAATGATAAAGTCTTTGGTCAGGCAATGTTTAATACGGCTTACTACGTCATAATTGGCGTGCCGCTTGTTATTCTTTCTTCTTTAGCTTTAGCCATTATGATCAATTTTGGAGAAAATAAATTTTTCTCGTTTATGCGTCTAGTATTTTATAGCCCGTCGATCACAAATACAGTAGCTGTATCTGTTGTTTGGATGTATTTATACAATCCTACGATTGGGTTATTGAATCATTTATTATCCTACTTAAATATTGGCCCAATTATGTGGCTGACGGATCCCAGTACATCGAAATTATCTTTGATTATCATTGCAGTTTGGAAGGCAATTGGATTAAACATGTTGATTTTCTTAGCGGCAATTCAAGGGATTCCGAAAGAATATTATGAAGCAGCTGAAATGGACGGAGCCAATAAGTGGCAACAAATTTTAAAAATCACGATTCCATTACTAAAGTTTTCAATTTTCTTTGTGACGGTCACAACATTGATCGGCTGGTTCCAATTCTTTGATGAACCATTTGTTATGACCAAAGGAGGTCCTTTAGACAGCACATTATCTGTTGCGC is a window encoding:
- a CDS encoding carbohydrate ABC transporter permease, encoding MKKSKSPYFFIAPAVALLLVFSIIPIFIAVTISFTDMSLAGLADFSRINFVGLENYLNIFNDKVFGQAMFNTAYYVIIGVPLVILSSLALAIMINFGENKFFSFMRLVFYSPSITNTVAVSVVWMYLYNPTIGLLNHLLSYLNIGPIMWLTDPSTSKLSLIIIAVWKAIGLNMLIFLAAIQGIPKEYYEAAEMDGANKWQQILKITIPLLKFSIFFVTVTTLIGWFQFFDEPFVMTKGGPLDSTLSVALFIYQRGFQYNKFGYAAAGSVILFIAIIIVTSIQMKIQTKQKENEG